The Allorhodopirellula heiligendammensis genome includes a window with the following:
- the dnaJ gene encoding molecular chaperone DnaJ, whose product MATKTCYYEILRVERSSTKQQIDRAYRKLAIKYHPDSNKGEDAVARFKEATEAYEVLSDQSKRSRYDQYGHAGVEGSTQQYGDVEDIFEAFGDLFGGGFGDFFGGGGRRGGGGRKRVRRGADVRCDVSLTLEEAARGCHKDISFRRRVACDTCDGSGAAPGSEPVTCTMCGGHGQVIQSAGILRVQTTCPTCQGAGKQISQPCGNCRGTGLQNEKAELNVEIPAGVDDGMRVRLQGEGEPSPDGGPAGDCYCFIAVKPHSLFKRDGKHLVLQLPIAYAQAALGAEIEVPTLNGPHQLTVPAGTQSGEVFTVRGQGIVDHRSGRNGDLLVQVFIEVPKKLSSEQEKILRQLADLDHEAVLPQRTSFLDKLRHFFDPEPEITSDTKSS is encoded by the coding sequence ATGGCAACCAAGACTTGTTACTACGAGATCCTCCGCGTCGAGCGATCTTCCACCAAGCAACAGATTGATCGTGCCTACCGCAAGCTAGCGATTAAGTACCACCCTGATTCCAACAAGGGTGAAGACGCCGTGGCACGCTTCAAGGAAGCGACCGAAGCCTACGAGGTACTCAGTGATCAGTCGAAGCGGTCTCGCTATGATCAGTATGGACACGCGGGCGTCGAAGGCTCCACGCAACAGTACGGAGACGTCGAAGACATTTTTGAAGCTTTCGGCGATCTCTTTGGCGGCGGCTTCGGGGACTTTTTTGGTGGCGGAGGTCGTCGCGGAGGTGGTGGTCGCAAACGTGTCCGACGCGGTGCCGATGTTCGCTGTGATGTTTCTTTAACTCTTGAGGAAGCTGCGCGGGGTTGTCATAAGGACATCTCGTTCCGCCGCCGAGTCGCCTGCGACACCTGCGACGGCAGTGGAGCCGCTCCCGGCAGTGAACCGGTCACCTGCACGATGTGCGGCGGACATGGCCAAGTCATCCAGTCGGCGGGCATTCTCCGCGTCCAAACGACGTGCCCCACCTGTCAGGGTGCGGGAAAACAGATCAGCCAACCCTGTGGGAACTGCCGAGGCACAGGCTTGCAGAACGAAAAGGCCGAACTGAATGTAGAGATCCCTGCCGGCGTCGACGATGGCATGCGTGTGCGACTGCAGGGCGAAGGCGAACCGAGCCCCGATGGCGGACCAGCAGGTGACTGCTATTGCTTCATCGCGGTCAAGCCACACAGTCTATTCAAACGCGATGGCAAGCATCTCGTTCTGCAACTGCCGATCGCCTATGCCCAAGCGGCACTGGGAGCGGAAATTGAGGTTCCTACGCTCAACGGTCCTCATCAACTCACCGTTCCTGCAGGCACGCAGAGCGGTGAAGTGTTTACCGTTCGTGGGCAAGGCATCGTGGATCACCGCAGTGGCCGCAATGGCGATCTGCTCGTCCAAGTATTTATTGAAGTGCCGAAGAAGCTCAGTTCCGAGCAAGAAAAAATATTGCGTCAACTCGCCGACCTCGATCACGAGGCCGTCCTGCCTCAGCGAACCTCCTTTCTAGACAAACTCAGGCATTTTTTTGATCCTGAACCTGAAATCACGTCGGACACAAAATCATCATGA
- a CDS encoding O-antigen ligase family protein, which produces MSRKFDRKPSASRQAVDATAPQLKRLNNASGRMRWRDVSVLVTLATAAALLVWTTYYPADSTAVEQGGSLGLTCSWMIWVFAGAIVSRIRPVLDVRQSSWWLDVCACGLASWVFLSAWVTAGVFSASSPDVGGDLRAATNEGWWWIAAAGFLVVMRRLMARPDRIVAVFGLMLGLATLLAVHALHQHYVSLPETMREYLRDPDGALEMIGLYAPAGSAARMIYENRLRDGGPTATFALANSLAGPLAMMATLCGGCLVCLLGWFQSDRWSSTTSMPQVAEDGGQRAGDDAVGVKHKKMVLVALLSGVLGLLIIALMATGSRSGVLSVVFIGTWYTMSAVWIRSRRPVRIVLTCMIGLGFAAVVAWWQSGADTWLGQFAQGARATLHLRLLYWRTALEMVVDRPWFGTGPGNFQLVYQKYRDVQGHEMIAEPHNFIIETLACGGWTAAVLLTAGLIAGYAAYRSSMRLVNERESGSVVPDRTRAESAHHAILLRRDCGGAIAVAMAIGACVGLLAVWYYGILSDSLPDFEAHQYAIPAALIVMGIWWQASPSGATGLTMRQCREIAAAATACGLVHLCFSGGWTIPGVSIVLLWLAGIATSVPWQGFIAGDNSQSPRVKEWQFWLPSFALGFVWLGLVVVLVHFSFSPVRATHAAMAEASRQLNTHRITQAESTLRTALQNDPLAQDAAVWLAEIENRKWLRRLAMSGTPLDGPSQVAEAALADAILRAGNNPTLLRAIGETMVQRYQVGGRTTDLIQANEIFSRAISRSPTQEALVAQRAEIVRELTAQGVPVDGDSAGQLVARAEQLAASGEMVTRKLELQPILPARVIGQAALAAPVRAPAAEVLRGQADGPQ; this is translated from the coding sequence GTGAGTCGCAAATTTGACAGGAAGCCCTCCGCCTCTCGGCAGGCAGTTGATGCAACCGCTCCCCAACTGAAGCGACTTAATAACGCCAGTGGGCGGATGCGTTGGCGTGATGTCTCTGTTCTAGTCACATTGGCAACCGCTGCAGCCTTACTGGTTTGGACGACGTACTATCCCGCCGATTCGACTGCTGTTGAGCAGGGAGGCTCATTGGGCTTGACCTGTTCGTGGATGATATGGGTGTTCGCTGGGGCAATCGTTTCGCGGATCAGGCCAGTGCTGGACGTTCGCCAATCGTCTTGGTGGCTAGATGTTTGCGCATGCGGGCTAGCCAGCTGGGTGTTCCTGTCTGCCTGGGTGACCGCGGGCGTCTTCTCGGCATCATCGCCGGACGTGGGAGGTGACTTGCGTGCGGCGACGAACGAAGGCTGGTGGTGGATCGCGGCAGCCGGCTTTCTGGTGGTGATGCGACGATTGATGGCGAGACCCGATCGTATCGTCGCAGTGTTTGGATTGATGTTGGGACTGGCGACGCTGCTGGCTGTGCATGCGTTGCACCAACACTATGTATCACTACCAGAGACGATGCGGGAGTATCTTCGGGATCCAGACGGTGCACTTGAGATGATCGGACTCTACGCACCGGCGGGTTCGGCGGCCCGAATGATCTACGAGAATCGATTGCGAGACGGTGGCCCGACCGCGACCTTTGCACTGGCCAATTCGCTCGCGGGTCCGCTGGCGATGATGGCAACCCTTTGCGGTGGCTGTCTGGTGTGTCTATTGGGCTGGTTTCAAAGCGATCGATGGTCGTCGACGACGAGCATGCCACAGGTTGCCGAGGATGGTGGCCAAAGGGCAGGCGACGATGCTGTAGGTGTGAAGCACAAGAAAATGGTTCTGGTGGCGTTGCTGAGCGGTGTGCTCGGCCTGTTGATCATCGCACTCATGGCGACCGGTAGCCGCAGCGGGGTGCTGTCGGTCGTGTTTATTGGAACGTGGTACACCATGTCGGCAGTCTGGATTCGGTCGAGGCGACCGGTCCGTATCGTCCTGACGTGCATGATTGGACTTGGCTTCGCCGCGGTCGTGGCATGGTGGCAATCCGGCGCCGATACGTGGCTCGGCCAGTTTGCCCAGGGCGCTCGCGCAACACTCCACTTGCGTTTACTGTACTGGCGAACGGCACTGGAGATGGTTGTTGATCGTCCGTGGTTCGGTACCGGGCCTGGCAATTTTCAGCTTGTCTACCAGAAGTATCGTGATGTTCAAGGGCATGAAATGATTGCGGAGCCTCACAATTTCATCATCGAAACTTTGGCGTGTGGTGGTTGGACGGCGGCTGTATTACTGACGGCTGGTTTGATTGCGGGATACGCGGCTTACCGCAGCTCGATGCGACTGGTCAATGAGCGAGAGAGTGGATCGGTCGTGCCTGACAGAACGCGAGCAGAATCAGCACATCACGCGATTCTGCTGCGGCGAGACTGCGGTGGCGCGATTGCAGTGGCGATGGCGATTGGAGCATGCGTGGGTTTACTGGCAGTTTGGTATTACGGAATTCTTAGTGATTCGTTGCCGGATTTCGAAGCCCACCAATATGCGATTCCTGCTGCGCTGATTGTGATGGGGATATGGTGGCAGGCGAGTCCATCGGGTGCCACCGGTTTGACGATGCGCCAATGCCGGGAGATTGCTGCCGCCGCAACGGCGTGCGGCTTGGTGCATTTATGCTTCTCAGGCGGTTGGACCATTCCGGGCGTGAGCATTGTCCTGCTCTGGTTGGCGGGAATCGCCACCAGCGTGCCATGGCAGGGATTCATCGCAGGAGACAATTCGCAATCACCAAGAGTAAAGGAATGGCAGTTTTGGCTTCCCTCCTTCGCGCTCGGTTTCGTGTGGCTTGGTTTGGTTGTCGTCTTGGTGCACTTCTCATTTAGTCCCGTCCGGGCGACGCATGCCGCCATGGCGGAGGCATCCCGGCAGCTCAATACTCATCGCATCACCCAGGCCGAATCGACTTTGCGAACTGCACTGCAGAATGATCCGCTCGCACAGGATGCGGCTGTTTGGCTAGCGGAGATCGAGAACCGCAAATGGTTGCGGAGATTGGCGATGTCGGGGACCCCGTTAGATGGCCCCTCGCAAGTTGCCGAGGCAGCGCTCGCTGATGCCATTTTGCGTGCCGGCAATAACCCGACGCTGTTGCGAGCTATCGGCGAGACAATGGTTCAGCGATATCAGGTCGGCGGGCGCACAACCGACCTCATCCAGGCCAACGAGATTTTTTCAAGGGCAATTTCTCGATCGCCGACTCAGGAAGCTCTCGTTGCCCAGCGAGCCGAAATTGTCCGCGAGTTGACCGCCCAAGGCGTACCTGTCGACGGTGACTCAGCAGGCCAACTGGTCGCTCGCGCTGAGCAGTTGGCGGCGTCGGGGGAGATGGTTACACGCAAACTCGAATTGCAGCCAATTCTGCCTGCTCGCGTGATTGGCCAAGCTGCTTTGGCGGCACCTGTTCGTGCTCCGGCAGCGGAAGTTCTACGTGGGCAGGCGGATGGTCCGCAGTAG
- a CDS encoding MraY family glycosyltransferase: MSATVVLVLAAAGIAGVISGLVLFPVRRFAQGLGLLDRPGGHSSHTVPTPLGGGIGIYLGVAGTVGLALLAAWWLQDAAGDPDWQRRMADLQIEALWTAATTHAEGVWSRAGDVLWLLAAGTVLLVLGLWDDRRGLSVIVRLGVQFGIAAAVVHGLGIELTAYFQAGWLTKSLSVLWIVAVINSFNMLDNMDALSGGIAAIIAGAMAVVMLTTPDPDTHHPQLLVAALLAVVAGALVGFLFHNRPPAKIFMGDGGSYFVGFLIAVSMLMATFVGGPAPDGSLRPHAVLAPLCAMAVPLYDMMTVLWIRMREGRSLFQGDHSHLSHRLVELGLSRTAAVATIHLITATCGLSAVLLTHVDTVQAIMVLGIVGCMLTLVAILESTRSRRSKS, encoded by the coding sequence ATGTCCGCTACCGTCGTGCTCGTATTGGCGGCTGCTGGAATCGCGGGAGTGATCAGTGGATTGGTGCTCTTTCCGGTGCGGCGATTTGCGCAAGGACTGGGGTTGCTCGATCGGCCGGGCGGGCATAGCAGCCACACCGTGCCGACTCCCTTGGGCGGCGGGATAGGAATTTATCTGGGGGTTGCCGGTACGGTCGGTCTGGCACTCCTGGCCGCCTGGTGGCTGCAGGACGCTGCCGGGGATCCCGATTGGCAGCGACGGATGGCGGATTTGCAGATTGAGGCACTTTGGACTGCCGCGACCACGCATGCGGAGGGGGTGTGGTCACGTGCTGGCGACGTGCTGTGGTTGCTAGCCGCAGGTACGGTATTGCTGGTATTGGGCTTGTGGGACGATCGCCGGGGATTGTCCGTGATCGTTCGATTGGGCGTGCAATTTGGGATTGCCGCCGCAGTCGTCCATGGACTGGGAATTGAATTGACCGCGTACTTCCAGGCAGGCTGGCTGACGAAGTCACTGTCGGTATTGTGGATTGTTGCCGTGATCAATTCATTCAACATGCTCGACAATATGGATGCGCTCTCAGGCGGTATCGCAGCGATCATTGCGGGCGCGATGGCGGTGGTGATGTTGACGACGCCGGATCCAGATACCCATCACCCTCAATTGCTCGTGGCAGCGTTGTTAGCTGTTGTCGCCGGGGCCCTGGTAGGATTCCTTTTTCACAATCGCCCGCCAGCGAAGATATTTATGGGCGACGGGGGCAGCTACTTCGTGGGCTTCTTGATCGCCGTTTCGATGTTGATGGCGACGTTCGTGGGCGGACCAGCACCCGACGGTTCGCTGCGACCGCACGCGGTGCTGGCGCCGCTATGCGCGATGGCGGTTCCGCTCTATGACATGATGACGGTGTTATGGATCCGCATGCGTGAGGGCCGCAGTTTGTTTCAGGGGGACCATAGCCATCTGTCGCACAGGCTCGTCGAACTCGGATTGTCACGTACCGCCGCGGTGGCGACGATTCATCTGATCACCGCGACTTGCGGGCTCTCCGCGGTGTTGCTCACGCACGTTGACACGGTGCAGGCGATCATGGTGTTGGGGATCGTGGGCTGCATGCTGACGCTGGTCGCAATTCTGGAATCGACTCGCAGTCGGCGATCGAAGTCGTGA
- a CDS encoding FmdB family zinc ribbon protein, whose translation MPTYDYLCEACGHTLEIFQGIHDEPETKCPACKKKKLKRQFGTGAAIVFKGSGFYQTDYRSDSYKKGAKAEAKKSESASKPEKSSGKESKSSTPAKKAE comes from the coding sequence ATGCCCACTTACGATTACTTGTGCGAAGCCTGCGGCCATACGTTGGAAATTTTTCAAGGCATCCATGACGAGCCAGAAACTAAGTGCCCGGCTTGCAAAAAGAAAAAACTCAAACGGCAATTCGGAACTGGAGCCGCGATCGTCTTCAAGGGCAGCGGTTTTTATCAAACCGACTATCGCAGCGACAGTTACAAAAAAGGCGCCAAGGCCGAGGCGAAAAAATCAGAGTCAGCGAGCAAGCCCGAAAAATCATCGGGCAAAGAATCCAAATCCAGTACCCCAGCTAAGAAAGCGGAATAG
- a CDS encoding DUF1559 family PulG-like putative transporter, which produces MGYHNYHSAYNQLPMYRDGSNDPSTNWPPGYSDNSNIYNLSPLVGILPFIEQQAL; this is translated from the coding sequence CTGGGATATCACAACTATCACTCTGCATATAACCAATTGCCGATGTATCGCGACGGTAGCAACGACCCCAGCACCAACTGGCCACCCGGGTACTCCGACAACAGTAACATTTACAACCTCAGTCCGCTGGTCGGAATTCTGCCGTTTATCGAACAGCAGGCCCTGTAG
- the groES gene encoding co-chaperone GroES, which produces MAATKTISLRPLDDRVIVQPNEAEQTTAGGIVLPDSAREKPQRGTVVAVGPGKLLDSGNRGELSVAVGDVVIYGKYGGSEIEVDGQELKILRESDILAKIA; this is translated from the coding sequence ATGGCAGCGACCAAGACCATCAGCCTCCGCCCACTCGACGACCGCGTAATCGTGCAACCCAACGAAGCCGAACAAACCACCGCTGGCGGCATCGTGCTTCCCGACTCGGCCCGTGAAAAGCCACAGCGTGGCACCGTCGTGGCTGTGGGCCCTGGCAAATTGCTCGATAGCGGCAACCGTGGCGAACTCAGCGTGGCCGTTGGTGACGTAGTGATCTACGGCAAGTACGGCGGCAGTGAAATCGAAGTTGACGGCCAAGAGCTGAAGATCCTTCGTGAAAGCGACATCTTGGCCAAGATTGCCTGA
- the pgi gene encoding glucose-6-phosphate isomerase: protein MTDTLKNLPQYRALAEHYDAIQGKHLRDLFAEEAERGSKLSLEAVGLYLDYSKNRITDETMGLLIDLARGCELPEAIEAMFSGEKINLTEGRAVLHTALRAPAGTSVVVDGENVIPDVHAVLDKMAAFCDCVRGGEWVGHSGLPIRNIVNIGIGGSDLGPVMAYESLKYFSARELNFRFVSNVDATDFAEAVADLDPMETLFIVASKTFTTIETMTNANTARQWLLHRIGGDESAVAKHFVALSTNAEKVSEFGIDTANMFEFWDWVGGRYSMESAIGLSTMLAIGPAGFRDMLAGFHEMDEHFRNAPLEENLPVLMGMLSVWYANFFGVETTAVLPYEQYLKRFPAYLQQLTMESNGKSTTVDGRPVDYQTGLIYWGEPGTNGQHSFYQLIHQGTRLIPCDFIAFAKSLNPIGDHHDILIANVLAQSEALAFGKTDAEVRSEGTQDWLVPHRVFEGNRPSNTIVAERMSPAMLGKLVALYEHSVYVQSVVWNIDAFDQWGVELGKVLAKAIIPELAVDADSVLDHDSSTNALIERYRKMK, encoded by the coding sequence ATGACTGACACTCTCAAAAACCTGCCGCAGTACCGGGCTCTCGCCGAGCACTACGACGCGATCCAAGGCAAGCATCTTCGCGACTTGTTCGCCGAAGAGGCAGAGCGTGGCAGTAAACTATCCCTGGAGGCAGTGGGGCTGTACCTGGACTATTCCAAGAACCGCATCACGGACGAAACGATGGGGTTGCTCATCGATTTAGCTCGCGGGTGTGAGTTGCCCGAGGCGATTGAGGCCATGTTCTCCGGTGAGAAAATCAATTTGACCGAAGGTCGCGCAGTACTGCACACCGCCCTGCGGGCGCCGGCGGGAACGTCGGTCGTGGTTGATGGCGAGAATGTCATCCCCGATGTCCATGCGGTGCTCGACAAGATGGCTGCTTTTTGTGATTGCGTCCGCGGCGGCGAGTGGGTCGGCCATAGCGGCCTGCCGATTCGCAACATCGTCAACATTGGCATCGGCGGTTCCGACTTGGGCCCAGTGATGGCCTATGAATCGCTGAAGTATTTCAGTGCTCGGGAACTCAACTTTCGCTTCGTCAGTAACGTCGATGCAACCGATTTTGCTGAAGCGGTGGCGGATCTCGACCCGATGGAGACGCTGTTCATCGTGGCATCGAAGACCTTCACCACGATCGAAACGATGACCAATGCCAACACGGCTCGGCAGTGGCTCTTGCACCGCATCGGCGGCGACGAGTCCGCGGTGGCCAAGCACTTTGTGGCGCTGTCGACCAATGCCGAGAAGGTCAGCGAGTTCGGAATCGATACGGCCAATATGTTTGAATTCTGGGACTGGGTTGGCGGTCGCTATTCGATGGAGTCGGCAATAGGATTGTCGACGATGTTGGCGATCGGCCCCGCAGGATTCCGGGACATGCTCGCGGGATTCCATGAAATGGATGAACATTTCCGCAACGCCCCGTTGGAGGAGAATTTGCCGGTCCTGATGGGCATGCTCTCGGTGTGGTATGCCAATTTCTTCGGTGTCGAAACCACCGCCGTGCTGCCTTACGAGCAATACCTCAAACGATTCCCTGCCTACCTGCAACAGCTCACCATGGAGAGCAATGGCAAGTCGACGACCGTCGATGGGCGACCTGTCGACTACCAAACCGGATTGATTTACTGGGGCGAGCCTGGCACGAACGGTCAGCATTCGTTCTATCAGTTGATTCATCAAGGGACGCGACTGATTCCCTGCGATTTCATTGCGTTCGCGAAATCGCTCAATCCCATCGGGGACCATCACGATATCTTGATCGCCAACGTGCTGGCACAAAGCGAAGCACTGGCTTTTGGAAAAACAGATGCCGAAGTTCGCAGCGAAGGCACGCAGGATTGGTTGGTGCCCCACCGTGTATTCGAAGGCAACCGTCCGTCAAACACCATCGTCGCCGAGCGGATGTCGCCCGCGATGTTGGGCAAACTCGTCGCACTCTACGAACACAGCGTCTACGTGCAAAGTGTGGTCTGGAACATCGACGCCTTCGATCAATGGGGCGTCGAACTCGGCAAGGTGCTTGCCAAAGCAATCATTCCCGAACTGGCGGTTGATGCTGACTCCGTGCTCGATCACGATAGCTCGACGAACGCGTTGATCGAGCGGTATCGGAAAATGAAGTAG
- the grpE gene encoding nucleotide exchange factor GrpE — MNETQSHPEDDVDFGGDIQAQNEVESATDQAHESLDAPETRDEEMIRLRADVDAADKRVLQAQADAENFRKRMRRDYEDQLKFAAMPLINDILQVRDNLHRAIDAAGASGDGGTSAGLRDGVAMVVKQLDDTLAKYGVEPIPAEGEEFDPNYHEAISQMPHPEIESGKVAHVAGGGFRMHGRVIRPAQVVVSTGAP; from the coding sequence ATGAACGAAACCCAATCTCACCCTGAAGACGATGTTGACTTTGGCGGCGACATCCAAGCGCAGAACGAAGTTGAATCGGCAACCGATCAGGCACACGAATCTCTCGACGCGCCAGAGACGCGCGACGAGGAAATGATCCGCTTGCGGGCTGATGTCGATGCGGCGGATAAGCGCGTACTGCAAGCTCAAGCGGACGCGGAAAACTTCCGCAAGCGGATGCGACGTGACTACGAAGATCAATTGAAGTTTGCCGCGATGCCGCTGATCAACGACATCCTCCAAGTCCGCGACAACCTCCACCGCGCCATCGATGCCGCTGGAGCGAGCGGCGACGGCGGAACCTCGGCCGGCCTACGGGATGGCGTTGCAATGGTCGTCAAACAACTTGACGATACGCTGGCCAAGTATGGCGTCGAACCGATCCCCGCTGAGGGCGAAGAGTTCGACCCAAACTATCACGAAGCGATCTCACAAATGCCGCACCCCGAGATTGAATCTGGCAAGGTCGCCCATGTCGCCGGCGGTGGGTTCCGTATGCACGGACGAGTCATCCGCCCCGCGCAAGTCGTCGTCAGCACGGGCGCTCCGTAG
- the groL gene encoding chaperonin GroEL (60 kDa chaperone family; promotes refolding of misfolded polypeptides especially under stressful conditions; forms two stacked rings of heptamers to form a barrel-shaped 14mer; ends can be capped by GroES; misfolded proteins enter the barrel where they are refolded when GroES binds), whose product MAKQLLFEDHARARMLAGVDKLANAVAVTMGPTGRNVIIDKSFGGPTVTKDGVTVAKEIELEDRFENMGAKLVIEVAQKTSDLAGDGTTTATVLARAIFKEGLRNIVAGSNPTAIRRGIEKAVSAACEKLVEMGRPVSGKEEVAHVGAISANNDSQIGNLLADALERVGKDGVITVEEGKSRSMEVEYVDGMQFDKGYISPYFINEPGTMEASLENALVLLYEKKISNIRDLVPLLEKSAQTGQPLLIIAEDVDAEALTLLVVNKLRGTLNVCAVKAPGFGDRRKSMLGDIATLTGGTLISDDLGIQLENVTLEQLGRAKKVTVDKGHTTIVEGAGKREDIDKRVSQIRAQIEQTDSDYDKEKFQERLAKLAGGVAVISVGAETEAEMKQTKARLEDALHATRAAVEEGVLPGGGVALVYCREAVEAALKKAKGDEKVGVNIVLRALDAPMRQIADNGGIDGSVVVDEVLQKNNPKIGFNAHTGEYTDMIKAGVIDPVKVVRTALTNAASIAGLLLTTEALVTNYEQEDKDKRPVEGVVS is encoded by the coding sequence GTGGCAAAACAATTGCTATTTGAGGACCACGCTCGGGCACGCATGCTGGCCGGTGTGGATAAACTCGCCAACGCGGTCGCGGTCACCATGGGCCCCACCGGCCGCAACGTGATCATCGACAAATCCTTCGGCGGCCCTACCGTCACCAAAGACGGCGTGACCGTTGCCAAGGAAATCGAACTGGAAGACCGGTTCGAGAACATGGGTGCCAAGCTCGTCATCGAAGTCGCTCAGAAGACCAGTGACTTGGCTGGTGATGGAACCACCACCGCCACCGTGCTCGCCCGTGCGATCTTCAAAGAAGGTCTGCGAAACATCGTCGCCGGTAGCAACCCGACGGCGATTCGCCGCGGCATCGAAAAAGCCGTTTCGGCTGCCTGCGAGAAACTCGTCGAAATGGGTCGCCCGGTCAGTGGCAAAGAGGAAGTTGCCCACGTCGGTGCAATCTCTGCAAACAATGACAGCCAGATCGGCAACCTACTCGCCGACGCGCTCGAGCGTGTGGGCAAGGACGGCGTGATCACTGTTGAAGAGGGTAAGAGCCGCTCGATGGAAGTTGAGTACGTTGACGGCATGCAGTTCGACAAGGGCTACATCTCGCCGTACTTCATCAATGAACCAGGCACGATGGAAGCGTCTCTCGAGAACGCCCTCGTCTTGCTCTACGAGAAGAAGATCAGCAACATTCGGGATCTCGTCCCCTTGTTGGAGAAGTCGGCGCAAACCGGCCAGCCTCTGCTGATCATCGCCGAAGACGTTGACGCCGAAGCACTCACGCTGCTCGTTGTTAACAAACTCCGGGGCACGCTCAACGTGTGTGCGGTGAAAGCCCCCGGTTTCGGCGATCGCCGCAAATCCATGCTCGGTGACATCGCCACTCTGACCGGCGGTACGCTGATCAGCGACGATCTCGGCATTCAGCTCGAAAATGTCACGCTCGAACAACTCGGTCGCGCCAAAAAGGTCACCGTCGACAAGGGTCACACGACCATCGTCGAAGGGGCTGGCAAACGCGAGGACATCGACAAGCGGGTTTCACAAATCCGTGCTCAGATCGAGCAAACCGACAGCGATTACGACAAGGAAAAGTTCCAAGAACGGCTTGCCAAACTCGCCGGTGGTGTCGCCGTGATCAGCGTCGGTGCGGAAACCGAAGCTGAGATGAAGCAAACCAAGGCTCGCCTGGAAGACGCTCTTCACGCGACCCGTGCAGCGGTCGAAGAAGGCGTCCTGCCCGGTGGTGGCGTCGCTCTCGTTTACTGCCGCGAGGCAGTCGAAGCGGCACTCAAGAAAGCCAAGGGCGACGAAAAGGTTGGTGTCAACATCGTACTCCGCGCTCTCGACGCTCCCATGCGTCAGATCGCTGACAACGGTGGCATCGACGGCAGCGTGGTCGTTGACGAAGTACTGCAGAAGAACAACCCCAAGATCGGCTTCAACGCTCACACCGGTGAGTATACCGACATGATCAAGGCTGGCGTCATCGACCCAGTGAAGGTTGTTCGTACAGCGTTGACCAACGCGGCCAGCATCGCCGGATTGTTGCTCACCACCGAAGCGCTCGTTACCAATTACGAGCAGGAAGACAAGGACAAACGACCCGTTGAAGGCGTTGTTAGCTAG